A region of the Vibrio rumoiensis genome:
CAACGACTACGCCAGTTTAAGGACCAAATAAAATGATCATTACCAATGTAAATTTAGTGCTCAAAGATGAAATCGTTAAAGGTTCAGTTGAAGTTGTAGATGGTGTGATTCGCAGTATGTCGAATACCTCAAGCCAATTACCACAAGCGATTGATGGTAATAATGGCTTTTTAATGCCGGGCTTGATTGAGCTGCACACTGATAATCTTGAGAAGTATTTTGCTCCTAGACCCAAAGTGGATTGGCCACCATTATCAGCCATGAAAGCCCATGATACTCAACTTATTGGCGCAGGAATTACTACGGTATTAAATGCGCTTTCCTTAGGAGACCACCGCGGTGAACTTCGTCATGAAATTCTCGATAGTCAAATTGATACCGTAGTACAAAGCCAGAAAAATGGTACTAATCGCGTTGATCATCGTCTGCATTTACGTTGTGAAGTACCACATGACACTACCGTTGGTATTTTTGAGCGTTATATTAATACTCCTGGGGTACAGTTAGTGTCTTTGATGGATCATGCACCGGGGCAGCGTCAATTCGTCAATATAGAGAAATATCGCACCTATTATCAAGGTAAATACGGTTACAACGATGCCGAAATGGCCGAGTTTGAAGCCATGCAACGAGCATTTTCCGAACGATGGTCTGCACCGAATCGTGAAGACATTTGTGGGCAATGCCGTGAACGTAATATCCCAATGGCCAGCCACGACGATGCAACATTAGCTCATGTTACAGAATCAAAAGATCTCGGTATGGTGATAGCAGAGTTTCCTACCACATTGGAAGCGGCCAAAGCCTCAAGAGATCTTGGTTTGCACGTGTTAATGGGAGCACCAAATGTTATCCGTGGAGGCTCACACTCAGGCAATATTGCCGCGCATGAACTGGCGAGTATAGGCGCGTTAGACATACTTTCCTCGGATTATTACCCAGTCAGTTTGCTCGATGCCGTGTTTAATTTAGCCAATGATTCGCGTAATTCATTAACGCTTTCTGATGCGGTTAAACTTGCAACCTTTAATCCAGCTCAATCACTGCAACTGTTTGATCGTGGTGTCATTGAAGAAGGAAAACGAGCGGATTTATTACTCGCGCAGTATAAACACGGTCAAGCCTATATCGATGGGGTTTGGCGTGAAGGGATAAAGGTATTTTAATGGAATCTAGTTATCCTCATGCAAGGTCAAACGCTTGTTTATTCTACGTCATTGGAGCATCTGGTTCTGGCAAAGACAGTGTAATGAATCGAATTCGTGAGCATTGGCCAAAACACATAATGATTGCTCATCGTTACATAACACGCTCTGCAGATGCGGGAAGCGAAAATCATGTGGCGCTGTCGTCACATGAATTTTTACAGCGCAAAGACAACCAGTTTTTCGCTTTAGATTGGCATGCCAATGGACATTATTATGGTATTGGTTGTGAAGTAGATGTGTGGCTAGATAAAGGCGTCGATGTCATGATTAACGGTTCACGGGCACATTTGGAACAAGCGAAAAAACGTTATGGCTGCACCTTAATTCCTGTGGTGATAAGCGTTGAAAGCAGCATACTGAAAGAGCGACTAATTTCCCGAGGAAGAGAAAGCCTTGAGGAGGTTGAACAGCGTTTGATTCGTTCTAATCAATTGAATTTACAACCAATAAAAGGCGCAATACAACTCGATAATAGTGGTTATTTGAATGAAGCCATTGAACCTTTTAATCAGTATTATCAGCAGCGACTTTTATCTATTCAATCATGTACTGTAGATAAAAACAGTAGCCAATTAATGGATGAAAAAGGATGAAGCTAACCTTATTAGGTACAGGCAACACCAGTATGTTGCCTGTATATGGCTGTGATTGCCAGGCTTGTCAGCGTGCAATAGAAAATTCACAATACCGTCGACAAAAAACCTCTGCATTAATTGAACATAATGGTAAGCAGCTCTTACTTGATGCTAATTGTGATGATCTTTTACAACGTTTTCCAAGTGGCTCTATCGATAGAATTTTACTCACGCATTATCACATGGATCATGTTCATGGCTTGTTTGATTTGCGCTGGGGAGTCGGGGAAAGCATTCCAGTCGATGGTCCACCTGATGAACAAGGCTGTGATGATTTATTCAAACATTCTGGATTACTAGACTTTCAAACGCCATTAGCTGCATTTGAAGCGTTCACATGGCAAGACATTACGATAACACCTTTACCAATGCAGCATTCTAAGATCTGCTTTGGATATTGTTTTAGTTACCGAGATTTAAAAACTGGAAACACAAAACGATTAGCTTATTTAACCGATACCATTGGTTTGCCAAAAGACACTCAAGTATGGCTAGAGAATAGGAGTATCGATATTTTACTTATCGATTGTAACCATTCACCGGAATTCAACAATCCGAATAGAAACCATAATAATCTAGACGATGCTGTCGAGATAGTCACAGCGATCAAACCAAAGGTAACTCGGCTAATCCACATCAGTCATCAATTAGAATGTTGGGCAATGCAAAACCCAAACTATTTTAGTTCAGAGTTTTGTTTAGGGATGGATAATGAAACATTTGATTTGGGCGACTAAGCGACTAAAAGATCGAAGCATTGGGATAACAAAAAAGAAACCGTATGACGATTCAAGGGAAATAACAGGGTATATAGACTAATTATCAATAAACGCAGTATCTTATTTAACATAAGATACATAATGCGTACTTACTTACTATTTCTGTAGGGCTTGAAAATACCACGGCCAATGCTCCGCAACTCATTGAAATTGCAGATAATCCCAAGCCATTATATTTTTTTGCGATGTTCTCCCACATGGCTTTGATGGTCGGATTCTCGTTGCGGTCAGCGTGACACGCTAATAATGCTAGCTCTGGATCAATTCCTGCACCCTCGGCTAGAAAAACCGCTTCTGAATCAGTGACATATCGCATGCCTTTTCTTATTTTGCTTAACTTTTGTGGAGTTAGATTCAAATCATGGGCAATTTGTTTGTCTTGTACGTAGTTTTTCGCCTTTTTGTAGGCATCTAATAGTTCATTGGCGTTCATGTTTACCTCCAAATTTTTCTAATTGTAGCTTGTTATTCCCCATTTATCGCTACTAGCAATCCCCATTAAAGGCAACTAGAATCCCCATTAATCGCTATTTGACTACCTTGGCCGTTCGCCCTTGACGCGCTCGGCTTTGGTGGTCACTCCCTCAATCAGTCAGGTGATTTATGTTCTCAAGCGTCAAACCAATAAAAAAACGACCTGTGTACTTCGAATGTCACAATGATGGCTATTGGTGTTCGGTCGATGGCGTGCCGGAATACTTCAAAACTAAACACGAAATGTATCTTTTCGCTTGTGAAGATGATCGCGAAATCATCGAAATCACGCACGAAAATGAAGCCGAACTACGCGCCTCTGGTGCTTTCAGACCGGAGTTTGATTAATGGCTCACACTCTTATTGATTACGTCAGTTTCTCGGGGACGCCTATTTTATTGCAACGTTGCAAGGAAATGGCGAAAGCTCGCTTTTCTATCAATCAAACGCCTAACACCTTTGAATCTCAAAACGTTGTTGCAACTGCCTCACGCGAACAGACCCAAATCGCCTACTTTGCGGAAAATCTTGCCTCCGTTCTGGGCTGTGTTGAGCGTGAAGATTTTGCCAATAAAGATCTCTATTTTTCTGCCTTAGATAAAGAATTGGTCAATGCCGAGTTAGAAATTCATTCTGATGTGTCATTCAACGACTGCTATCAAGATTTAATTTCTAACATTGGTATCGATATGTTGGACGTCCTTTGTCACGGTGAAATCGAGAACTTTTTGGACATCTTAAATCATGAAATCTCTGTTTCTGGCAACGTCTGGACAATTGAACGTCGCGGTGGTTATTCCGGTTATCGTTACAGCGCAAAATTAATGTGCAACGGTACACAAGCCGGACTTGTCGCATGGGGCGCGGAAAACTTCGGTTTCTATGTGTCTTTTTCTGGCACAGGTTGTGCGGCTATCCATATGGATGTTCTGCACAAATGTTTAAAACAAATGCCGGACGCTAAGTTAACCCGTGTCGATTTGGCCTTTGATGATTTGGAGGGGCTAACCTCCGTTCCTATGCTGCGTGAACAATACGAAGATGGGATGTTCATTACTCGTGGCGCGCCACCTTCTTACTGCTACATCGAATCTGGCTCACTGGTTCGTCGTGAAGATGCCAAGAAATATGGCACCAAACCGACCGATGGCCGTACGTTATATGTCGGCAACCGTCAAAACGGCAAGCTGTTTCGCGGCTATGAAAAAGGCAAACAACTCAAGTCGATTGAATACCCTGACTGGGTACGTCATGAGGTACAGCTAGGCAATAAGTCGCGCGTTATTCCTCTTGATATTCTGATTAACCCTGACCCGTATTTTGCAGGCGCATACCCTGCTCTATCACTGCTAATCAAAGATATTGAACCTAAACGCATTGTCATTTCTCGTGTGATTGCTCATGCCGGACTTGATAGTTTTATCGGTCATGCTCGTAAGCAATACGGCAAGCTGATTAATTTCTTGCAACTCATCCATGACGACCACACGCACATTATTGAGACCTTAACCAAAGGCTTAACTATTAACGATATCCCCGACCGATTAAATATTCCTGTCTGTCGGGACGAAAACCAAAAAACAGGAGATTTACATTATGGGACTTAAAGTAATCGTAACAGGCTGCGAACACTCACAAGGCTTATCCAAAAATGGCGACAAACCGTATAACTTTGCACAAGTGAATTACCTTGCACCTAATGAGGGCTGGACATCTCAAAAAGGTTCTTGCTCGGCCGTTGGCCTCACTCAAAAACAAATCGCCATGAATCCCAAGCCGGAATTATTCAGTGCATTCGCCTCAATGGAATCAGAGTTCCCTTGTATGGCTGAATTGATTTTAGATATCGATCCAAGTAATCCACAGCGTAATTATGTTGTCGATATCAAACTTATTAAATAGTGGTTTTGTGTTGGGGGTGCGCAGCTGCCCCCGACACAAACCGCGTATTTATCCAATTTCTTGAAGTGATTTTTTATGACTGATTTGCAATTTATTGAATTATTAGAGCGCCTAGAAAACTTCCAGCTTTTAGTTTTCATCGGGTTCGCATTTTTGCTAGTTGCTATCGGTTGGTTAATCGGAGGCCAACGCTAAATGTTATCTATTGAGATTATGACAGGCTCTTTTGCGACTGCATTTATCCTTGGCTTTACGGCGGGCAAACAAATACTTGTTTTCAAACGTGCAGTCGAGATTTCAACAAGTGGTTAATTTATAGGAGATAAAACCATGAAACATTTAAACATTGTAAAAAAACATGTGAACACTAAAACACTTTCTGTTGTGGCTGTTGCTGCACTTGGCTCTGTTGGTGCTCATGCCGAACTTCCTGCTGGCGCTGCCACTGCAATGGCAGAAGTTCAAACAATGGTAACTGATATTCTTGCTGCTGTTTGGCCAATTGTAACCGCTCTAACGGTTGGTTTCATTGGCATTAAACTATTCAAAAAAGGCGCAAACAAAGCAAGCTAACACCTTTTTTACACTCACTCTATGGACGGTCAAGGCGTCCATTTCCTTTTTGATATATGGACTTATCTCATGAGCATAAAAACAAAAATCATACCCTTTCTTTTCTTTCTAGGTTATGGCCTTTCTTTTTCTGCTCCCTCTTTTTCTTCTATTTATCAAGTTAGCTCTCACTTAGGATTGTATAACGATAATCAGGGGGATTATTGCGGCTTGTCGGTTGGCAAGTATTTCGAATCTAATAACGCATCGTCTTTGTGTTCTGGTGAATCTTGGTCCTATAAAGGTATAAATTATACAGCAACTAATGCCTATGTTTCACAAGGACAACTTAAAGTTTTTGATAATAACGCGGCAAAAAACTTTCGAGCTTATAGCGTCGGCGTTTATTCTTCTTCGTGTAGTTCTGGTTCACAAGTTAACCCTGATACAGGCCAATGTGAGGATACCCCCCCAACGTGTGAGAACGGTCAAGAATACAATCCCGATTCTGGTCTATGCGAAGACCCAGCGCCTTATTGTGAGCAGTCATCAACCCTTGATTCCATCTTTTCGGCTGAACAATCTTGCGCGGCTGACGGTGGCGTTTTTAGTTATCAGTGTCATAACGGTGACGATTTAAATTCACCCTCATTAGAGACCACTTGTAACGAACCGCCTGAGGCTTGCGTGATGGGCTTTCCAAATTGGCCGGAATGCTTAAACGATTATAACCCGACCGACCCAATTGACCCACCTAGCGGTGGTTTTGTTAATCCTGATAGTTCAACGGGCAATAGTCCCGACCCAAGCTTTGACAAGCCCGAACCCGACCCCGTTACGCCAACCGACACAACCGATACGGCACTATTAGAAGCCTTTCAAAATATGAACCGTGATAACAATCAAGCGTTAGGCCATATCAATGAAGATATTAACAAGGGTAACGCTGATATTAAGAACAAGCTTGATGATGTTAGAAATAGTACCAATGCTCTCGGCCAGTCGATTGTTGATCAAATGAATCAAGATTATCAAATTTCCTTACAACAACGCCAAGCCATGACTCAACAAAATAAAATTATTGGTATGGCGGCTAAGGGCGTATCTGATTCGGTGATGGCGGGTTCTGGTGACGTGGTTGACGCTGTGAATTTACAAGGTACTCGTATTAACGACACGCTCAATGGTATTGCCGATAAAATTTGTGATCCAACATTACCAGATACTAACTGTGAGGGTGAGCACGGTTTAAGTCCTACGACTGTTAGCAATATTGTTTTTGATGTGGCCGATTCTGCTGATTCTGCCAGCGATATAGCTTACGGTAATGTCGTTTCTGCCGCGCAAGGTTTTGTTAATGATTCAGGAACTAGTGAAATTGAAAGCGTAATCAATTCGGATATTGGCTCTTTTATTAACGTGTTCCCGACTGCCGGAACTTGTACCCCCTTTTCTTTGCCAACGCCTCAAGGTGAAGTTACTTTCGATTGTGATTTTTCAGACAATGCAAAAACATTGATTAGCTTTATTTTCTACGTGTATACCGCATGGTCTCTAATTAGCATTTTCCTGTCTGGTATCACTCCCGTTCCTGCACAATCTTCAAATAATAAGGGTTAGTTCTATGCCTATTTTTTTATTGCCTGTTATAAGCGGCATTTCAAATTTACTTCGCTTGCCTGCATTGGCTATCTTCTTAGGTCAATTGGCAGCAACTATCTTGGGCTGGTTAGCCACTCGCATTACTCGCAGCGTGGCAATTAATTTAACTGTTTTGACGATGGTTTTAGGTTTGGCACTGACCACCGCTTTAGCGTTAAGTGCCATTTTTAATGGCTTATCCTATGTTGTCCCCCCTGAACTCTCTCAAGGCTTTGCTTTCTTCATGCCTGATAACGCTATTCCTTGCATTAGCGCGATTTTCTCCGCGCGTGTTATTCGTTTTGTTTGGCAATGGCAGTTTTACGCTATTACTAAGGTTTCAAGCTAATGGCGGTCTATTTTGTGACGGGCAAGCTTGGCGCGGGTAAGTCGCTGACCTCTGTTGGCCGTATTCGTGATGCCTTTATGCGTGGCGCTCCTGTCGCAACCAATCTCGATATCAACCTTAGATTTATGCTAGGTCGCAATAAGAAAAACACTCGACTTTTGCGCGTACCGGACAAACCTAGCCTTGCTGATTTCCAAGCCATTGGTAAAGGCAATACCACTTATGATGAACGTAAAAACGGTTTGCTTGTACTCGATGAATGCGGCACATGGTTTAACTCAAGAACATGGAACGATAAGAGTCGACAAGATGTGATTAACTGGTGTTTGCATGCTCGCAAACTCGGTTGGGATATCATTTTCATTGTTCAAGATATTTCGATAGTTGATAAACAAGCAAGGCTTGCACTGGCTGAACATACTGTTTTTTGTCGCAGACTCGACCGCATGCAAATTCCGATTATTTCGACCTTGATTCGTATTGCTACACTTGGACAACTCAAACTACCACTTCCAAAACTTCACATTGGTATAGTGAAATATGGTGACAATGTAAATTCACTTACTGTCGATAATTGGTATCTATGGGGCACTGACCTTTACGCCAGTTATGATACGAAACAAGCCTTTTCAGACCACTACGAACACGGCACCTATTCAGTGCTGCCCCCTTACTACACACATGGCCGTTATACGGTTACCTATACTGCGAGAAATATCATGCGAATTACTAAAATTTACGCGCGTAAATATTCGCGTGTGATGGCTTTTGGTGTGGGCGCTTTACTCTCTTGTGCCCTCACCTTTTTTATTGCTCCAAGTTTTCAAACTGCCGAGCCTGAAAGCATTCAGACAGTCGAAGTAAAAACAGAAAAACCACAACCGCTTAACCTATCCGGCTTTCGTATTGTGAGTTACATGCACCTACCCGATGAACCGACTTTTTTTGAATTAGATAGGTCAGGTAAACGCATCAACTCTCACGAACTTAGCGCCCTTGGTTATACCTTTACCCCACAATCACGCTGTAACATCACTATCAGTCAAGGTGAACAACATGAAACGCTTACTTGTTAAATTAACCGTCATTCTCTGCCTGACCGTTTCGCCCCTCGTTCTTGCCAGTGACGAACCTATTTATGAAACTTCTAACCTTTCCATTTCTGAGTTTGTTGCATGGGGCGCACGAAAACTAGACCGCCCCATTGTTTTAGCTCAAGGCGTTACCGGAACGGTGAGCTTTACCGCTCCTAATTTGCAGCCCTCCGAGTATCCATCTTTTTTTAATAACGTTTTGAACTCTCACGGCTACTTTGTTCAATATGAAAATGGCCTGTACGTGGTCAAACCTAAAGAGGAAGAAATACAAGAAATAGAGCCCTCCCTGGTCAAGCTCTATCGGCTCAATCATGTTCGAAATTCAAAGGTGGTTGATTTGCTTAAATCCACCTTATCGGCCACGGTAACACAAACCATTAAGGGGAATTCTGCAACGGGTTTTAGTGCGGAATTACTCCCAACCACCAATGCGGTGATTGTCTCAGGAAC
Encoded here:
- a CDS encoding zonular occludens toxin domain-containing protein — protein: MAVYFVTGKLGAGKSLTSVGRIRDAFMRGAPVATNLDINLRFMLGRNKKNTRLLRVPDKPSLADFQAIGKGNTTYDERKNGLLVLDECGTWFNSRTWNDKSRQDVINWCLHARKLGWDIIFIVQDISIVDKQARLALAEHTVFCRRLDRMQIPIISTLIRIATLGQLKLPLPKLHIGIVKYGDNVNSLTVDNWYLWGTDLYASYDTKQAFSDHYEHGTYSVLPPYYTHGRYTVTYTARNIMRITKIYARKYSRVMAFGVGALLSCALTFFIAPSFQTAEPESIQTVEVKTEKPQPLNLSGFRIVSYMHLPDEPTFFELDRSGKRINSHELSALGYTFTPQSRCNITISQGEQHETLTC
- a CDS encoding replication initiation factor domain-containing protein; translation: MAHTLIDYVSFSGTPILLQRCKEMAKARFSINQTPNTFESQNVVATASREQTQIAYFAENLASVLGCVEREDFANKDLYFSALDKELVNAELEIHSDVSFNDCYQDLISNIGIDMLDVLCHGEIENFLDILNHEISVSGNVWTIERRGGYSGYRYSAKLMCNGTQAGLVAWGAENFGFYVSFSGTGCAAIHMDVLHKCLKQMPDAKLTRVDLAFDDLEGLTSVPMLREQYEDGMFITRGAPPSYCYIESGSLVRREDAKKYGTKPTDGRTLYVGNRQNGKLFRGYEKGKQLKSIEYPDWVRHEVQLGNKSRVIPLDILINPDPYFAGAYPALSLLIKDIEPKRIVISRVIAHAGLDSFIGHARKQYGKLINFLQLIHDDHTHIIETLTKGLTINDIPDRLNIPVCRDENQKTGDLHYGT
- a CDS encoding DUF3693 domain-containing protein, giving the protein MNANELLDAYKKAKNYVQDKQIAHDLNLTPQKLSKIRKGMRYVTDSEAVFLAEGAGIDPELALLACHADRNENPTIKAMWENIAKKYNGLGLSAISMSCGALAVVFSSPTEIVSKYALCILC
- the phnN gene encoding ribose 1,5-bisphosphokinase, which encodes MESSYPHARSNACLFYVIGASGSGKDSVMNRIREHWPKHIMIAHRYITRSADAGSENHVALSSHEFLQRKDNQFFALDWHANGHYYGIGCEVDVWLDKGVDVMINGSRAHLEQAKKRYGCTLIPVVISVESSILKERLISRGRESLEEVEQRLIRSNQLNLQPIKGAIQLDNSGYLNEAIEPFNQYYQQRLLSIQSCTVDKNSSQLMDEKG
- a CDS encoding major coat protein, whose product is MKHLNIVKKHVNTKTLSVVAVAALGSVGAHAELPAGAATAMAEVQTMVTDILAAVWPIVTALTVGFIGIKLFKKGANKAS
- the phnM gene encoding alpha-D-ribose 1-methylphosphonate 5-triphosphate diphosphatase codes for the protein MIITNVNLVLKDEIVKGSVEVVDGVIRSMSNTSSQLPQAIDGNNGFLMPGLIELHTDNLEKYFAPRPKVDWPPLSAMKAHDTQLIGAGITTVLNALSLGDHRGELRHEILDSQIDTVVQSQKNGTNRVDHRLHLRCEVPHDTTVGIFERYINTPGVQLVSLMDHAPGQRQFVNIEKYRTYYQGKYGYNDAEMAEFEAMQRAFSERWSAPNREDICGQCRERNIPMASHDDATLAHVTESKDLGMVIAEFPTTLEAAKASRDLGLHVLMGAPNVIRGGSHSGNIAAHELASIGALDILSSDYYPVSLLDAVFNLANDSRNSLTLSDAVKLATFNPAQSLQLFDRGVIEEGKRADLLLAQYKHGQAYIDGVWREGIKVF
- a CDS encoding DUF5455 family protein, producing the protein MPIFLLPVISGISNLLRLPALAIFLGQLAATILGWLATRITRSVAINLTVLTMVLGLALTTALALSAIFNGLSYVVPPELSQGFAFFMPDNAIPCISAIFSARVIRFVWQWQFYAITKVSS
- the phnP gene encoding phosphonate metabolism protein PhnP, translated to MKLTLLGTGNTSMLPVYGCDCQACQRAIENSQYRRQKTSALIEHNGKQLLLDANCDDLLQRFPSGSIDRILLTHYHMDHVHGLFDLRWGVGESIPVDGPPDEQGCDDLFKHSGLLDFQTPLAAFEAFTWQDITITPLPMQHSKICFGYCFSYRDLKTGNTKRLAYLTDTIGLPKDTQVWLENRSIDILLIDCNHSPEFNNPNRNHNNLDDAVEIVTAIKPKVTRLIHISHQLECWAMQNPNYFSSEFCLGMDNETFDLGD